A genomic region of Arvicola amphibius chromosome 7, mArvAmp1.2, whole genome shotgun sequence contains the following coding sequences:
- the LOC119819117 gene encoding C-terminal-binding protein 2-like, with product MALVDKHRVKRQRLDRICEGIRPQIMNGPLHPRPLVALLDGRDCTVEMPILKDLATVAFCDAQSTQEIHEKVLNEAVGAMMYHTITLTREDLEKFKALRVIVRIGSGYDNVDIKAAGELGIAVCNIPSAAVEETADSTVCHILNLYRRNTWLYQALREGTRVQSVEQIREVASGAARIRGETLGLIGFGRTGQAVAVRAKAFGFSVIFYDPYLQDGIERSPGVQRVYTLQDLLYQSDCVSLHCNLNEHNHHLINDFTIKQMRQGAFLVNAARGGLVDEKALAQALKEGRIRGAALDVHESEPFSFAQGPLKDAPNLICTPHTAWYSEQASLEMREAAATEIRQAITGRIPESLRNCVNKEFFVTSAPWSVIDQQAIHPELNGATYRYPPGIVGVAPGGLPAAMEGIIPGDIPVTHNLPTVAHPSQAPSPNQPTKHGDNQEHPNEQ from the coding sequence ATGGCCCTTGTGGATAAGCACAGAGTCAAGCGACAGCGATTGGACAGAATTTGTGAAGGTATCCGCCCCCAGATCATGAACGGCCCCCTGCACCCCCGCCCCCTCGTGGCACTGCTGGATGGCAGAGACTGTACTGTGGAAATGCCCATCCTGAAGGACCTGGCCACTGTGGCCTTCTGCGATGCACAGTCCACTCAGGAAATCCATGAGAAGGTATTGAATGAGGCTGTGGGTGCCATGATGTACCACACTATCACCCTCACCAGGGAAGACCTGGAAAAGTTCAAGGCTCTGCGAGTGATCGTGCGAATTGGCAGTGGTTATGATAACGTGGACATCAAGGCTGCTGGTGAGCTCGGGATCGCTGTTTGCAACATCCCGTCCGCTGCAGTGGAGGAGACAGCCGATTCCACCGTCTGCCACATCCTCAATCTGTACCGGCGAAACACGTGGCTATACCAAGCCCTACGAGAAGGCACACGGGTACAAAGTGTGGAACAGATCCGTGAGGTTGCCTCAGGAGCTGCTCGCATCCGAGGGGAAACACTGGGCCTCATCGGCTTTGGTCGCACAGGGCAGGCAGTTGCAGTTCGAGCCAAGGCCTTTGGATTCAGCGTCATATTTTATGACCCCTACTTACAGGATGGGATAGAGCGGTCTCCGGGCGTGCAAAGGGTCTACACTCTGCAGGACTTGCTGTATCAGAGCGACTGTGTCTCCCTGCACTGCAACCTGAATGAGCATAACCACCACCTCATCAACGACTTCACTATTAAGCAGATGAGGCAAGGAGCATTCCTTGTGAACGCAGCCCGAGGAGGTTTGGTGGATGAGAAAGCCTTAGCTCAGGCCCTCAAAGAGGGAAGGATACGAGGAGCAGCCCTCGATGTGCACGAATCTGAGCCCTTTAGCTTCGCTCAGGGCCCGTTGAAAGACGCACCAAATCTCATCTGCACGCCACACACAGCCTGGTACAGTGAACAAGCATCACTAGAGATGAGGGAAGCAGCAGCCACTGAGATCCGCCAAGCAATCACAGGTCGCATCCCAGAAAGCTTGCGAAACTGTGTCAACAAAGAATTCTTCGTTACTTCAGCTCCTTGGTCAGTCATTGACCAGCAAGCAATTCATCCCGAGCTCAATGGTGCCACATACAGGTATCCACCAGGCATCGTTGGGGTGGCTCCAGGAGGGCTTCCTGCAGCAATGGAAGGGATCATCCCTGGAGACATCCCGGTGACTCACAACCTCCCCACAGTGGCACATCCTTCCCAAGCTCCCTCCCCCAATCAGCCCACAAAACATGGGGACAATCAGGAGCACCCCAACGAGCAATAG